Proteins encoded by one window of Ignavibacteriota bacterium:
- a CDS encoding T9SS type A sorting domain-containing protein produces MFKKSTLKYFASFLGALILMLGVQNMNVANAQDMGPDNYCIPGPEYASANQGVFGRTDIWCYPSYLSSISTFYKEYMTSPILEVKVTEVGSNEVKIHRISRATAVDGPWEGCYVFTNSRFEMSPGETYDIEMIGLRNYGIFNTTNYCIYNWNSWYNNRIFIDYNLNGVFEYSPTGYSEWINSPQEISSGRTQRIGHNFTWRNMMQANCTEQKYTYRITVSDDQENGVGRMRVMHSINAPTTINNTNPMLPGTAGSACWNGYLWPWWNDQSQYYGYSYGEIEDYIVEFSLPLKGSFPNNIAPDDILLAGEAYDGTTRMLSGQMTYFERPYVLFGNPMPPGSILNYAIVGPLPDVDNVIYEGRDLATNLKNIRVGTDVIGTNVHFNIQRATGPGVVNNYGFRWLNGGEYQLVIGLGKDENSLKFMRKNFVVSWEWDMAAVDISEPLSSGPPRFHKYPRGLSLNLKGAVQNVGLRGVAKFDAYFDIYDSKGNKKITKVIEWDTVNFGQYVVAAKQRVNLDFGTWSTTQTDIYTATLTVKLRSATDMESYNDYFRREDQPAYEFAVKDEIEAAAQTINVPESNGDYIAGRPFFPVGTLSNEGVGDISNAPTRMIITKIPENTVVYDRTVNVEDIPQGRYNLKQVIFPQTEIMQPGTYLARLIVSHPDDLEISNNEYSHQFTVSSGLIGKYTIGTKFSGNARNFATIQDAMDVLYLRGMNGSVTFEFTDAEYDVYSTSNGAPAWDLSTAIMGLGYNQNTGDYWTLTFKPSEDRLVTRASVKINLHSGNGQGVYFGQSVLSTNMYAVQGENFGNQYYVPYSNSGGYITFDGGANKSFRFILNTDQEAFGAVFYLGAGSQNISVKNTIMENNKLSIANKVRLPNAHYSIVDGFLFTPNTEITETGWVGYSAGIVNRAELLALNTEAFVIALDTITNKNNTFMGNDISGFGYGIVSLGIGVLRVPQLADFAPFYNENTIIEGNKIYNVSGAGVVVGNEAKANVKNNVIFDVKGDGGAFAAGIIAGGNATQNFLGYNNYDLNIDGNAIHNVRGNQAVYGILVDQNANKYQVGTEFRVFPPVEDNINVMNNAMWKLNAQNANTMRAGIHMLTQRNLKVADPVARMITPNYADYFIRSSTIANNTILITEDGINNASNVAGIGIQQARGLHLLNNAIAVNDATVNAGNEVASGIFYHGDYPEKDGLVADRNAYWFGNANISAYRHIYTDFKTRVIETGARNEYRTLTQWQMATKSELNSISTGNFINDHYFMGSYPEEIRLRTNTKGSVLTRRGERLDEVTHDIYGNIRGVAGGRYDIGAVEFNGALYNHDAEMLVITEPGTYRATDGMFSDAEYLMTTAPVEVKAIVRNSGNMPVFNKKLYVNIYREMPNGTFALAFGPVERQIDLDATENLEVSFNIGDGIGNDFVPETYNDLRNQNYSVPSQFLGMEANVTPRYRIVVSTDPDEFNSNNATEKISRFYIQRSGIRFLVSNQQHFAAGVTPTADELAYGLNYEQIKEGMKQLNWEIDLIAARYDFDLFNRYGWEPRNVDYTIYRSMIWSDGHNKTLSRLEKLNLTNFVEAGNVSEKKNLLIGSEEMVRNNVNIDDADEVYVTNILRGEYRHPGNPLGAGSNYSGRNVTGIAVGRDVVMEVMATGVAGDMYPQPALMNIVNTGNGISQMAFRYNSVQNPEWPDAARIGGIATTTLTSNVVYLGIDWRHFADIETVLRASFDFMERNDGTVVPVELLSFDAKAAGKRVDISWATASELNTSRFEVEKAAQGSNFFTKIAEMEAAGNSSVTLNYGPVVDNNVEYGKTYIYRLKALDRDGSFSYSDERTVTLTGLSGVIELGQARPNPVRSESTIEYTMSQSANVEITLVDASGKEVARLYSGMQTAGQHILNVDAKDLASGVYQVVLRSGDVMLISNVNVVK; encoded by the coding sequence ATGTTTAAAAAATCTACATTAAAGTATTTTGCTTCATTTTTGGGGGCATTAATTTTGATGCTCGGCGTTCAAAATATGAATGTGGCAAATGCTCAGGATATGGGTCCTGACAATTACTGTATTCCCGGACCGGAATATGCATCTGCAAATCAAGGAGTATTTGGAAGAACGGATATCTGGTGCTACCCTTCATATTTGAGCAGTATTAGTACTTTTTATAAAGAGTACATGACTTCTCCTATTTTAGAAGTAAAAGTTACAGAAGTTGGCTCAAATGAAGTTAAAATTCACAGAATAAGTCGTGCTACTGCAGTTGACGGACCTTGGGAAGGCTGTTATGTGTTTACAAATTCTCGTTTTGAAATGTCACCGGGTGAAACTTATGACATCGAAATGATAGGTCTTCGTAATTATGGTATATTCAATACTACTAATTACTGCATTTATAACTGGAATTCATGGTATAATAACCGTATATTTATTGACTATAATTTGAATGGGGTATTCGAATATAGTCCAACAGGTTACAGTGAATGGATAAACAGTCCTCAGGAAATCTCTTCAGGCAGAACCCAGAGAATTGGTCATAATTTCACATGGAGAAATATGATGCAAGCAAACTGTACAGAACAGAAATACACATATAGAATTACAGTATCTGACGACCAGGAAAATGGTGTAGGCAGAATGAGAGTTATGCATTCAATAAATGCTCCTACTACAATCAATAATACTAATCCAATGCTTCCCGGTACAGCCGGAAGTGCTTGTTGGAATGGTTATTTATGGCCCTGGTGGAATGACCAGTCGCAATATTATGGTTACAGTTATGGAGAAATTGAGGATTATATAGTAGAATTCTCGCTTCCATTAAAAGGTTCATTCCCTAATAACATTGCTCCTGATGATATATTACTTGCAGGTGAAGCTTATGACGGTACAACAAGAATGTTAAGCGGTCAGATGACATATTTCGAAAGACCTTATGTTCTTTTTGGAAATCCAATGCCTCCGGGTTCAATTCTTAACTATGCTATTGTAGGTCCACTTCCTGATGTAGATAACGTTATATATGAAGGTCGTGACTTAGCAACCAATCTAAAAAATATTAGAGTAGGTACTGATGTAATTGGAACCAATGTACACTTTAATATTCAAAGAGCAACAGGACCCGGTGTAGTAAACAACTATGGTTTCCGTTGGCTTAATGGTGGTGAATATCAGCTTGTCATCGGTCTTGGAAAAGATGAAAACAGCCTTAAATTCATGAGAAAGAATTTCGTAGTATCCTGGGAATGGGATATGGCAGCAGTTGATATCAGCGAGCCACTTTCAAGCGGTCCTCCACGTTTCCACAAATATCCGAGAGGCTTAAGTCTCAATCTTAAAGGTGCTGTTCAGAACGTAGGTCTTCGCGGTGTAGCTAAATTTGATGCTTACTTTGATATATACGATTCAAAAGGCAACAAAAAAATAACAAAAGTTATTGAATGGGATACAGTAAACTTCGGTCAGTATGTAGTAGCTGCAAAACAAAGAGTTAATCTTGACTTTGGCACTTGGAGCACTACTCAAACAGATATTTATACTGCTACGCTTACAGTTAAGCTCCGTAGCGCAACAGATATGGAATCATATAATGACTATTTCCGCAGAGAAGATCAGCCTGCATACGAATTTGCAGTCAAAGATGAAATCGAAGCAGCAGCTCAGACGATTAACGTGCCTGAAAGCAATGGTGATTACATAGCAGGACGTCCATTCTTCCCTGTAGGAACTCTTTCCAACGAAGGTGTGGGTGATATATCCAACGCACCAACAAGAATGATTATCACTAAGATTCCTGAAAACACAGTAGTCTATGACAGAACAGTTAACGTAGAAGATATACCACAGGGTCGTTACAATTTGAAACAGGTAATCTTCCCGCAAACAGAAATTATGCAGCCCGGTACGTACCTTGCAAGACTCATAGTATCACATCCTGATGACCTTGAAATCTCAAACAACGAGTATTCACATCAGTTTACAGTATCAAGCGGACTTATCGGCAAATATACAATCGGAACAAAGTTCTCTGGCAATGCACGCAACTTTGCAACAATTCAGGATGCAATGGATGTGCTCTATCTCCGCGGTATGAACGGCTCAGTAACATTTGAATTTACAGATGCAGAATACGATGTTTACAGTACCAGCAATGGCGCTCCTGCATGGGACTTATCAACAGCAATTATGGGTCTTGGCTATAATCAAAACACAGGCGATTACTGGACACTGACATTCAAGCCTTCTGAAGACAGACTTGTAACACGCGCCTCAGTAAAGATTAACCTGCATTCAGGTAATGGTCAGGGTGTTTACTTTGGTCAGTCAGTACTTTCAACAAATATGTACGCTGTACAAGGCGAGAACTTTGGCAACCAATATTATGTCCCATATTCAAACAGTGGTGGTTATATCACATTTGACGGTGGCGCTAACAAATCCTTCCGTTTTATTTTGAATACAGATCAGGAGGCATTTGGAGCAGTATTCTATCTTGGAGCGGGTTCACAGAACATATCAGTGAAGAACACCATCATGGAAAACAACAAGCTTTCGATAGCCAATAAAGTACGTCTTCCAAATGCACATTACTCAATCGTAGACGGCTTCTTGTTTACCCCAAACACAGAAATAACTGAAACCGGCTGGGTAGGCTATTCCGCAGGTATCGTAAACCGTGCAGAACTTTTAGCACTTAACACAGAAGCATTTGTAATCGCACTTGATACAATTACAAACAAAAACAACACATTCATGGGCAATGACATCAGCGGCTTTGGCTACGGCATCGTATCACTCGGTATCGGCGTACTCCGCGTACCACAGCTTGCAGACTTTGCACCATTCTACAACGAAAACACAATAATTGAAGGCAACAAGATTTACAACGTATCCGGCGCAGGTGTAGTCGTAGGTAACGAAGCAAAAGCAAATGTAAAGAACAACGTAATCTTTGATGTCAAAGGTGACGGCGGAGCATTTGCAGCAGGTATTATCGCAGGTGGTAATGCAACCCAAAACTTCCTTGGCTACAATAACTATGACCTCAATATTGACGGAAACGCAATCCACAACGTACGCGGTAACCAGGCAGTATATGGTATCTTAGTAGATCAGAACGCCAACAAATATCAGGTGGGAACAGAATTCAGAGTATTCCCTCCTGTCGAAGACAATATCAATGTAATGAACAATGCAATGTGGAAACTCAACGCACAGAACGCAAATACAATGCGTGCGGGTATTCACATGCTGACACAGCGTAACCTAAAAGTAGCAGATCCTGTAGCCCGTATGATTACACCAAACTATGCAGACTACTTCATCCGCAGCTCAACCATTGCCAACAATACAATCCTTATCACAGAAGATGGTATAAATAATGCCTCAAATGTAGCAGGTATCGGCATACAGCAAGCACGCGGATTACATTTGCTCAATAATGCAATCGCAGTAAATGATGCAACAGTAAATGCAGGCAATGAAGTAGCTTCAGGTATCTTCTATCATGGCGACTATCCTGAAAAAGACGGTCTTGTAGCAGACCGTAACGCATACTGGTTCGGTAACGCAAACATCTCAGCATACCGTCACATCTACACAGACTTCAAGACCCGCGTAATCGAAACGGGAGCCCGTAACGAATACCGTACTTTAACACAGTGGCAGATGGCAACCAAGAGCGAACTTAACTCAATCTCAACCGGTAACTTCATCAATGACCATTACTTTATGGGTAGCTATCCAGAAGAAATCCGTTTGCGTACAAATACAAAAGGTTCAGTCCTAACCCGTCGCGGTGAAAGATTAGACGAAGTAACACATGACATTTATGGTAATATCCGTGGTGTAGCAGGTGGCAGATATGACATCGGTGCAGTAGAATTCAATGGTGCACTTTACAACCACGATGCAGAAATGCTTGTAATAACCGAACCCGGTACTTACCGTGCAACAGATGGTATGTTCAGCGATGCCGAATACTTAATGACCACAGCTCCTGTAGAAGTAAAAGCCATAGTACGCAACAGCGGTAATATGCCTGTCTTCAACAAGAAACTTTATGTCAACATCTATCGCGAAATGCCAAACGGAACATTTGCCTTAGCATTTGGTCCAGTAGAGCGTCAAATAGACTTAGATGCAACAGAAAACCTGGAAGTCAGCTTCAATATCGGTGACGGTATCGGCAATGACTTCGTACCTGAAACATACAACGACTTACGCAACCAGAACTATTCCGTACCTTCACAGTTCCTCGGAATGGAAGCAAACGTAACTCCACGCTACCGTATAGTAGTAAGTACAGATCCTGATGAGTTCAACTCAAACAACGCAACAGAAAAGATCTCACGTTTCTATATACAGCGCAGTGGTATCCGTTTCTTGGTCAGCAACCAGCAGCACTTTGCAGCGGGCGTAACACCAACAGCAGATGAACTTGCTTATGGCTTAAACTACGAACAAATCAAAGAAGGTATGAAGCAGCTTAACTGGGAAATCGACCTTATAGCAGCACGTTACGACTTTGACTTATTCAACCGTTATGGCTGGGAACCACGCAACGTAGACTATACAATTTATCGTTCAATGATTTGGTCAGATGGTCACAACAAGACATTAAGCCGTCTTGAAAAACTCAATCTCACAAACTTCGTAGAAGCAGGTAATGTATCAGAGAAGAAAAACCTTCTTATCGGCAGTGAAGAAATGGTAAGAAACAACGTCAACATAGACGATGCAGACGAAGTATATGTAACCAACATCCTTCGTGGAGAATACCGTCATCCAGGTAATCCACTTGGAGCAGGCAGCAACTACAGCGGTCGTAATGTAACAGGTATAGCAGTAGGACGTGATGTAGTAATGGAAGTAATGGCAACAGGCGTAGCCGGAGATATGTATCCACAGCCTGCATTAATGAACATCGTCAATACCGGAAACGGTATCAGCCAGATGGCATTCCGTTACAACAGCGTACAGAACCCTGAATGGCCGGATGCAGCAAGAATCGGCGGTATTGCAACTACAACACTTACTTCAAACGTAGTATATCTTGGTATAGACTGGCGTCACTTTGCAGATATCGAAACAGTACTTCGTGCCAGCTTCGACTTTATGGAAAGAAACGACGGTACAGTTGTACCTGTAGAACTCTTAAGCTTCGATGCAAAAGCAGCCGGCAAGAGAGTAGATATCAGCTGGGCAACAGCAAGCGAGCTAAATACATCCCGCTTCGAAGTAGAGAAAGCAGCTCAGGGTAGCAACTTCTTTACTAAGATAGCAGAAATGGAAGCAGCAGGCAACAGCTCAGTAACATTAAACTACGGACCTGTAGTAGATAACAACGTAGAATACGGCAAGACATACATCTACCGTTTGAAAGCATTAGACCGTGACGGCAGTTTCTCATACAGTGACGAACGCACAGTAACACTAACCGGTTTAAGCGGCGTAATCGAACTCGGACAGGCAAGACCAAATCCTGTACGCAGCGAAAGTACAATCGAATACACAATGAGCCAGTCAGCAAATGTGGAAATCACACTTGTAGATGCAAGCGGCAAAGAAGTTGCAAGACTTTACAGCGGCATGCAGACAGCCGGTCAGCACATACTTAACGTAGATGCAAAAGACCTCGCAAGTGGTGTATATCAGGTAGTATTGCGCAGCGGTGATGTAATGCTTATAAGCAACGTCAACGTAGTAAAATAA
- the gcvPA gene encoding aminomethyl-transferring glycine dehydrogenase subunit GcvPA, whose translation MNFIPSTDIERKKMLDTIGIDSIDDLLQNIPPQVKLTQPLNLPPALSEFEAMKLLREYSKKNMTADTHVCFMGGGAYDHFIPSIVGAVLNKPEFKTAYTPYQAEVSQGTLQAMYEFQSMIAELTSMDVSNASLYDAGSGLAEACFMANAHNRKSEFLYAGTVNPNYVTVTNTITAGRNYTFKHFVKEDGTADLEGLAAAMNENTAGVIVQMPNFLGNLEDVFEIEKIAHSKKALFIVVVNPMSLGIIEAPGSYNADVVVGEGQPFGIPMNFGGPYLGLFACKNEFVRKIPGRLAGVTEDLDGKRCFVLTLQTREQQIKREKATSNICTNQGLFMLAATVYMETMGKQGIKEVSEQCFRKAHYVAEEISKIKGFELINDKPFYNEFAVTTPVPSGEITKKALDEGFIAGLDVTAQNNGKPTLLIAVTEKRTKEQMDDFINFLKKFAK comes from the coding sequence ATGAATTTTATCCCTTCAACGGATATAGAAAGAAAGAAAATGCTTGATACTATTGGCATTGATAGCATTGATGATTTACTGCAAAACATACCTCCACAGGTTAAGCTTACACAACCACTGAATTTACCACCTGCACTTTCAGAATTTGAAGCAATGAAGTTATTGAGAGAATATTCCAAAAAGAATATGACCGCTGATACTCATGTTTGTTTCATGGGTGGCGGTGCTTATGACCACTTCATACCTTCAATTGTAGGCGCTGTTCTTAATAAACCGGAATTCAAAACTGCCTATACGCCTTATCAGGCTGAAGTTTCACAGGGAACGCTTCAGGCGATGTATGAATTCCAGAGTATGATAGCTGAGCTAACAAGTATGGATGTATCAAATGCTTCACTTTATGATGCAGGAAGCGGTCTTGCAGAAGCATGCTTCATGGCAAATGCACACAATAGAAAATCCGAATTCCTTTACGCCGGGACAGTCAATCCAAACTATGTGACTGTCACAAATACAATAACTGCCGGAAGAAACTATACATTCAAGCATTTTGTTAAAGAAGACGGTACAGCAGACCTCGAAGGACTTGCAGCCGCTATGAATGAAAATACGGCGGGTGTAATAGTTCAGATGCCTAATTTTCTGGGTAATCTTGAAGATGTATTTGAAATAGAAAAAATTGCTCATTCTAAAAAAGCCTTATTTATTGTGGTTGTTAATCCAATGTCACTTGGAATTATTGAAGCTCCCGGCAGTTACAATGCAGATGTTGTAGTTGGTGAAGGACAACCATTCGGAATTCCTATGAATTTTGGCGGACCATATTTAGGATTATTTGCCTGCAAAAACGAATTTGTTCGTAAAATCCCCGGACGTCTCGCAGGCGTAACTGAAGACCTCGATGGTAAAAGATGTTTTGTTTTGACACTTCAAACACGTGAGCAACAAATTAAGCGCGAAAAAGCAACTTCCAACATTTGTACAAATCAGGGTTTATTTATGCTTGCTGCTACTGTATATATGGAAACTATGGGCAAGCAGGGCATTAAGGAAGTCTCTGAACAGTGCTTCAGAAAAGCTCATTATGTTGCTGAAGAGATTTCAAAAATCAAAGGCTTTGAGCTCATAAATGATAAGCCATTCTACAATGAATTTGCTGTAACTACTCCCGTTCCGTCCGGAGAAATTACTAAAAAAGCATTGGATGAAGGATTCATTGCCGGACTTGATGTAACAGCTCAGAATAATGGCAAACCTACACTTCTGATTGCTGTAACCGAAAAAAGAACAAAAGAACAAATGGATGATTTTATTAATTTCCTTAAGAAATTTGCTAAATAA
- a CDS encoding RidA family protein, which yields MKEIILTNAAPAPIGPYSQAVKVEGKFLFISGQIPFKADGTLSGDDITTQTHQAIQNIQAILEAAGCTIDDVVKTTVLMLDMNDFATMNEIYNQYFGSSKPARAAYQVARLPKDVKIEIEAIAITK from the coding sequence ATGAAAGAAATTATTTTAACAAATGCAGCACCTGCACCTATAGGACCTTACTCTCAAGCCGTTAAAGTTGAAGGCAAATTTCTGTTTATTTCAGGTCAGATTCCATTTAAAGCTGATGGAACTCTATCAGGTGATGATATTACGACTCAAACTCATCAGGCAATTCAAAATATTCAGGCAATTTTGGAAGCTGCCGGCTGCACAATTGATGATGTAGTAAAAACAACCGTACTCATGCTTGATATGAATGATTTTGCAACTATGAACGAAATTTATAATCAGTATTTCGGTTCAAGCAAGCCGGCAAGAGCGGCATATCAGGTTGCAAGGCTTCCAAAAGATGTAAAAATTGAAATTGAAGCAATTGCAATAACAAAATAA
- a CDS encoding septum formation initiator family protein: MINFKNIFNNPKRRAIIIGVSVIMIFFAVILFSDYGLLNRFKLEYKKLTLKREIEEKNRISDSLRQEIELLKSDPATIERIAREKYGMKRKNEEVYYLPKEEQ, translated from the coding sequence ATGATTAATTTTAAAAATATTTTTAATAACCCGAAACGCCGAGCAATCATAATCGGCGTTTCAGTTATTATGATATTTTTTGCTGTAATTTTATTTTCAGATTATGGGCTTTTGAACCGGTTCAAACTTGAGTACAAGAAACTTACATTAAAAAGAGAAATCGAAGAGAAAAACCGAATAAGTGATTCACTTCGTCAGGAAATTGAACTGCTGAAAAGCGATCCCGCTACAATCGAGCGTATAGCCCGTGAGAAATACGGTATGAAGCGTAAAAATGAGGAAGTTTACTATTTACCTAAGGAAGAACAATAA
- a CDS encoding glycosyltransferase family 9 protein: MKNSQIRKILVIRFSSIGDIVLTTGFVRLLRSKFPDAKIDFLLHKPFRKIFENNPYIDQIITCEKNATDSAISLLKSNIDKKQGIYDIIFDLQNNSVSKYFSEDFATTVHKVDKRRVFKLELVWLKKGIGENYPHIFDIYNELFKDYDIADDNLGLEFWLPSDKAKQIYSPHQRNYISKSKLNITVAPGAHYKTKQWGYLNYAHLLRKLQPIVGKVTIIGGVNDSKYAGKIIELNPGMIDMCGKTDLQQTCEIIDQSDLLITNDTGVMHIAAARKVPVVAFFGSSVRELGFEPFRVANLILESEQSCRPCSHIGRNFCPLLHFRCMKQIQPDYAYENIRIFIKQVYG; this comes from the coding sequence ATGAAAAATAGTCAAATTAGAAAAATTCTTGTCATAAGATTTAGTTCAATCGGCGATATTGTTTTAACAACCGGATTTGTTAGACTTCTCAGAAGCAAATTTCCGGATGCAAAAATTGATTTTTTGCTTCATAAACCATTCAGAAAAATATTTGAGAACAATCCATATATTGACCAAATAATCACTTGCGAAAAGAATGCAACAGACTCGGCAATTAGTCTTTTGAAAAGTAATATAGATAAAAAGCAAGGAATTTATGACATAATATTTGACCTTCAAAATAATTCAGTAAGCAAATATTTTTCTGAGGATTTTGCCACAACCGTTCATAAGGTAGATAAAAGACGTGTATTTAAACTTGAACTCGTTTGGCTTAAGAAAGGTATAGGCGAAAATTATCCCCATATTTTTGATATTTATAACGAACTTTTCAAAGATTATGATATTGCAGATGATAATTTAGGACTTGAGTTTTGGTTACCATCTGACAAAGCAAAACAAATATATTCACCACATCAGCGAAATTACATAAGCAAAAGCAAGTTAAATATTACTGTTGCACCTGGAGCTCATTACAAGACTAAACAGTGGGGATATCTTAATTATGCCCACTTACTCAGGAAATTACAACCAATTGTCGGAAAAGTCACAATCATAGGTGGTGTTAATGACTCCAAATATGCCGGAAAAATAATAGAATTAAATCCGGGTATGATTGATATGTGCGGGAAAACTGATCTTCAGCAAACTTGCGAAATTATTGACCAATCAGACCTTCTGATTACTAATGATACCGGTGTCATGCATATTGCTGCAGCCAGGAAAGTGCCTGTAGTTGCGTTTTTTGGTTCATCTGTACGTGAGTTGGGGTTTGAACCCTTTAGAGTTGCAAATTTGATTCTTGAGTCAGAACAATCTTGTAGACCATGCTCTCATATCGGTAGGAACTTCTGTCCTCTGCTTCATTTCAGATGCATGAAACAAATCCAGCCGGATTATGCTTATGAAAATATAAGGATATTTATTAAACAAGTTTATGGCTAA
- a CDS encoding ROK family protein, translating into MLLGIDIGGTSIKAGIFDYDFKLFNKFKIPYLENAKSRDFPEYLIDELFNLINSSIENFPNIEKIGFGVPGVVSREGVIKVAPNMLGIVDFPIKQLIKSRINLPIAIDNDANVAALAELKLGSGLEYQHFVYVTLGTGIGSAIISNSEIFRGSSGGAGEIGHTIIDYTNTRYDSRSYRIGTIEVLAGRQGILNLAAEILPDYPNSKLNDYDNIDVGEIAGDAESGDLAALKILKITGERIGTALVNSANILDIPTFIIGGGISQSQILINEIEKILKLRSIPSISERVKVIKAKFIQDTGIFGAAVLAKYYAN; encoded by the coding sequence ATGCTCTTAGGAATAGATATTGGCGGTACAAGCATTAAAGCAGGCATTTTTGATTATGACTTTAAATTATTTAATAAATTCAAGATTCCTTACCTTGAAAATGCAAAATCCCGGGATTTTCCGGAATATTTAATTGATGAATTATTTAATTTAATCAATAGTTCAATTGAGAATTTTCCTAATATTGAAAAAATCGGATTTGGCGTTCCGGGAGTCGTAAGCAGAGAAGGCGTTATAAAAGTCGCTCCAAATATGTTAGGAATTGTAGATTTTCCAATTAAGCAACTTATTAAATCAAGAATCAATCTTCCAATTGCAATTGATAATGATGCCAATGTGGCTGCACTTGCTGAATTAAAATTAGGTAGCGGACTTGAATATCAACACTTCGTTTACGTTACTTTAGGAACAGGAATTGGCAGTGCTATTATTTCAAATAGTGAAATTTTCAGGGGCAGCAGCGGTGGTGCCGGTGAAATTGGTCATACGATAATTGACTACACAAATACCAGGTATGACTCCCGCAGCTATAGAATTGGTACAATTGAAGTTTTAGCCGGAAGGCAGGGAATATTGAATTTAGCTGCTGAAATTCTTCCCGACTATCCAAATTCGAAATTAAATGATTATGATAATATTGATGTCGGCGAGATAGCAGGTGATGCTGAATCAGGTGACTTAGCCGCGTTGAAAATACTGAAAATCACAGGCGAAAGAATCGGTACGGCACTTGTAAATTCAGCTAATATTCTTGATATTCCTACTTTCATTATTGGTGGAGGTATATCGCAATCACAAATTTTAATCAACGAAATTGAAAAAATATTAAAGTTAAGAAGTATACCTTCAATATCCGAACGGGTAAAAGTTATTAAAGCTAAGTTTATTCAGGACACAGGTATTTTTGGCGCAGCAGTTCTTGCTAAATATTACGCAAATTAA